In Dyadobacter sp. NIV53, a single window of DNA contains:
- a CDS encoding DUF1304 domain-containing protein: MEILAKILVGFVALEHLYILYLEMFAWETKGKEAFKGSLAPELFKPTKTLAANQGLYNGFLAAGLIWTFFIDDYHWAFHIAIFFLTCIIVAGVYGAVTTANRKIFFIQALPAIIALVFLHIR; encoded by the coding sequence ATGGAAATTCTGGCAAAAATTCTCGTCGGCTTTGTGGCATTAGAACACTTGTATATTCTCTATCTTGAAATGTTTGCATGGGAGACAAAAGGTAAGGAAGCATTCAAAGGATCACTGGCACCCGAATTGTTCAAGCCTACCAAAACTTTGGCTGCCAATCAGGGCTTATACAATGGGTTTTTAGCAGCAGGATTAATATGGACTTTTTTTATTGACGATTACCATTGGGCTTTTCATATTGCCATTTTTTTTCTGACATGTATCATTGTAGCCGGCGTTTACGGTGCTGTTACCACTGCCAACAGAAAGATATTTTTTATACAGGCTTTACCGGCAATTATTGCTTTGGTTTTTTTGCATATCAGGTAA
- a CDS encoding tRNA threonylcarbamoyladenosine dehydratase: MMEDFSWLSRTELLVGKDKLIRLSKAHVLVIGLGGVGSFAAEFICRNGVGTMTIVDGDTVDPTNRNRQLPALSTNHGQSKADIMAERLKAINPELTLYVIKTFINPDAVAEILSAHTYDYIVDAIDSVTPKVTFLKEAFHRNIHIVSSMGAGGRMDPTMLKVADISKTYNCNFAQQIRKNLKKESISKGIKAVFSTEEQLKESLILTDGSNYKKSAYGTMSYLPATFGAVCASVVIRDLIEAED, encoded by the coding sequence ATGATGGAAGATTTCTCCTGGCTTTCCAGAACCGAATTATTAGTTGGAAAAGACAAGTTAATCCGGCTTAGTAAAGCGCACGTGCTGGTAATAGGGTTGGGTGGGGTAGGATCTTTCGCCGCTGAATTTATTTGCAGGAATGGCGTTGGTACCATGACCATCGTAGACGGAGATACCGTTGATCCTACCAACCGGAACAGGCAATTACCTGCACTTTCCACGAATCACGGACAAAGCAAGGCAGATATTATGGCAGAGCGCCTCAAAGCCATTAATCCGGAACTGACTCTGTATGTGATCAAAACCTTTATCAATCCGGATGCCGTAGCTGAGATCCTTTCTGCTCATACTTATGATTATATTGTTGACGCTATTGACAGCGTAACGCCTAAGGTTACTTTTCTGAAAGAAGCATTTCATCGTAATATACACATTGTCAGCTCTATGGGTGCGGGCGGAAGGATGGACCCAACAATGCTCAAAGTAGCCGATATCTCTAAAACCTATAATTGTAACTTTGCACAGCAGATTAGAAAAAATTTAAAAAAGGAAAGCATATCAAAAGGTATCAAAGCTGTTTTTTCAACAGAAGAACAATTAAAAGAATCTTTGATCCTGACCGATGGCAGCAATTATAAAAAATCTGCATACGGTACTATGTCATATTTGCCCGCTACTTTTGGTGCTGTCTGCGCTTCCGTTGTAATCCGTGATCTGATTGAAGCCGAAGACTGA
- a CDS encoding ThuA domain-containing protein, which translates to MLKKSLALLLVIVSAVSSQAQQFKALLFTKTAGFHHTSIHEGVDGVRSLAARHNFSVDWQEDGSVFNEANLKKYDVVIFLNTTGDILNAEQQTAFEKFIQSGKGWVGIHAAADTEYEWPWYTKMVGMMFKIHPEQQTAYLDVVDSNFPGLERFPKRMIWTDEWYEYQKPYKSQDLKFLIGVDEKSYNPKAKWGANNEGVGMGDFHPIAWYHKYDGGRAFYTGLGHIGLVHSDQTFLDHLYGGIYWAATGKGVK; encoded by the coding sequence ATGCTTAAAAAATCACTGGCTCTGCTTCTTGTTATCGTAAGTGCAGTTTCTTCCCAAGCACAACAATTCAAAGCTTTACTATTCACCAAAACAGCAGGATTCCACCACACTTCCATTCATGAAGGTGTTGACGGTGTAAGGTCTCTGGCTGCAAGACACAATTTTTCGGTAGACTGGCAGGAAGACGGCTCTGTCTTTAATGAAGCAAATCTTAAAAAATATGATGTCGTTATTTTCCTTAACACAACCGGCGATATCCTGAATGCAGAACAGCAAACCGCATTTGAAAAATTTATCCAATCCGGAAAGGGCTGGGTTGGTATCCATGCTGCGGCCGATACAGAATATGAATGGCCATGGTATACCAAAATGGTGGGAATGATGTTCAAAATTCATCCGGAACAGCAAACTGCTTATCTGGACGTGGTTGACAGCAATTTCCCGGGACTGGAACGCTTTCCAAAAAGAATGATCTGGACAGACGAATGGTACGAATATCAGAAGCCATACAAATCCCAGGACCTTAAATTCCTGATCGGTGTGGACGAAAAATCTTACAATCCAAAAGCCAAATGGGGCGCCAATAATGAAGGTGTAGGAATGGGCGATTTCCATCCGATTGCCTGGTACCATAAATATGACGGCGGAAGAGCATTTTACACCGGCCTTGGCCACATCGGACTGGTACACTCTGACCAGACTTTCCTGGATCATTTGTATGGCGGCATTTATTGGGCTGCTACGGGGAAAGGGGTTAAGTAG
- a CDS encoding TatD family hydrolase, with the protein MLYNVHTHFHPEDKDIVYIENRYKNFDTDISGQKVSMGLHPWYLQAAHLEEQLADLEIHAVKPEVLAIGECGLDKLTATDWDLQLMAFQRQIILANQINKPLIVHCVKAFGEVLAELKQVKVPVVFHGINNKPSIVQPVTDGGHYLSFGKSLLSYNEVILDTFRITPLEQVFLETDDAETDIREIYKSAARIKNITEKEIVLQLEKNFLNVFRP; encoded by the coding sequence ATGTTATATAATGTCCATACACACTTTCATCCCGAGGATAAAGATATAGTGTATATTGAAAACAGATACAAAAATTTTGATACAGATATTTCAGGGCAAAAAGTAAGCATGGGATTGCATCCCTGGTATCTGCAAGCAGCACATCTGGAAGAGCAACTGGCCGATCTTGAAATACATGCGGTAAAACCTGAGGTACTGGCTATTGGTGAATGCGGACTGGATAAATTAACAGCAACCGACTGGGATTTACAATTGATGGCTTTCCAGCGACAGATCATTTTGGCAAACCAAATTAATAAACCGCTTATTGTTCATTGTGTAAAAGCTTTTGGGGAGGTTTTAGCCGAACTGAAACAGGTGAAAGTGCCGGTTGTATTCCATGGGATAAACAATAAACCATCTATCGTACAGCCTGTTACAGACGGCGGCCATTATTTGTCTTTTGGTAAATCGCTATTGAGTTATAATGAAGTCATACTGGATACTTTCAGGATTACGCCTTTGGAACAGGTTTTTTTAGAAACGGACGATGCGGAGACAGACATCAGGGAAATTTACAAATCAGCTGCAAGGATTAAGAATATTACTGAAAAAGAGATTGTTTTGCAGCTTGAAAAAAACTTTTTAAACGTATTTCGTCCATGA
- a CDS encoding DUF6157 family protein, whose translation MKLHTTNYENTFIAIADDSPATSGEVPPVKGDTKTVASMQFEIVNKNPYKFTSDDVLFHVFAERKDLSENELEEARQQFFSKGQACFRASPLTKRYGWGVHHNENGKMALYSSGTAEYEKFMNDRNIKVVKAMKSGK comes from the coding sequence ATGAAACTTCATACAACCAATTACGAAAATACATTTATTGCAATAGCAGATGATAGTCCTGCAACAAGCGGAGAAGTTCCGCCGGTAAAAGGGGATACTAAAACGGTTGCAAGTATGCAGTTCGAGATAGTGAACAAAAACCCATACAAATTCACCTCCGACGATGTACTTTTTCATGTGTTTGCAGAACGCAAAGACCTTTCCGAAAATGAACTGGAAGAAGCCAGACAACAATTTTTCTCCAAAGGTCAAGCCTGCTTCCGGGCTTCACCATTGACAAAACGTTATGGCTGGGGAGTTCATCATAATGAAAATGGAAAAATGGCCTTGTATAGTAGCGGAACGGCTGAATACGAAAAGTTCATGAATGATAGGAACATTAAGGTTGTGAAGGCAATGAAATCCGGGAAATGA
- a CDS encoding lipopolysaccharide kinase InaA family protein, which produces MKQYKISNEFSDLKEFILKLPDTFDNMGSVIVNNRNIVKKVDTGQGTIIIKSFKGMYFFNRLAYSFLRKSKAERSYINSGILNDRGILTPPNVGWLDCYHWGLLGQSYYISAYSPYKTLKVVLKENMHNEAFKTIIYDHLLTFIVKLHSLDLYHNDFSLTNILVIPTSDGYEFSIVDLNRVRFEKITFRKGLGNFHKLEIPVEDMNKLIRAYAVRSGESPDAAVSLFWADTNRTMNLRRFRKRLRRYTLTPLENIIKGK; this is translated from the coding sequence ATGAAGCAGTATAAGATCAGCAACGAATTTTCAGACCTTAAAGAATTCATATTAAAACTGCCGGATACCTTTGATAACATGGGTTCGGTGATAGTGAACAACCGTAATATTGTTAAAAAAGTAGATACCGGACAGGGAACAATTATAATCAAGAGTTTTAAGGGAATGTATTTCTTCAACCGGCTTGCTTATTCTTTTCTGAGAAAATCGAAGGCTGAAAGATCTTATATCAATTCAGGTATCCTTAATGACAGAGGGATTCTCACTCCTCCCAATGTAGGATGGCTGGATTGTTATCATTGGGGATTACTCGGCCAGAGTTACTATATCAGTGCTTACTCTCCTTACAAAACACTAAAGGTTGTGCTTAAAGAAAATATGCATAATGAGGCTTTTAAGACAATCATATACGATCATTTGCTGACGTTTATAGTAAAATTACATAGCCTTGATCTGTATCATAATGACTTTTCACTGACCAATATCCTCGTTATACCTACTTCTGATGGCTATGAGTTTTCAATTGTGGATTTGAACAGGGTCAGGTTTGAAAAAATAACTTTCAGAAAAGGCCTGGGAAACTTTCATAAACTGGAAATCCCGGTAGAAGATATGAACAAACTGATCAGAGCATATGCAGTGCGTTCCGGTGAGTCGCCGGATGCTGCCGTTAGTTTGTTTTGGGCCGATACAAACCGTACGATGAACCTTCGGAGATTTAGAAAAAGGCTGCGCAGGTACACGCTTACACCTCTGGAAAATATAATAAAGGGGAAATAA